One Pelodiscus sinensis isolate JC-2024 chromosome 25, ASM4963464v1, whole genome shotgun sequence DNA window includes the following coding sequences:
- the SF3A3 gene encoding splicing factor 3A subunit 3, translated as METILEQQRRYHEERERLMDVMAKEMLIKKSTLRDQINSDHRTRAMQDRYMEVSGNLRDLYDDKDGLRKEELSAISGPNEFAEFYNRLKQIKEFHRKHPNEICVPMSVEFEELLKARENPSEEAQNLVEFTDEEGYGRYLDLHDCYLKYINLKSTEKLDYITYLSTFDQLFDIPKERKNAEYKRYLEMLLEYLQDYTDRVKPLLDQNELFGKIQIEFEKKWDNGTFPGWPKETSSALTHAGAHLDLSAFSSWEELASLGLDRLKSALLALGLKCGGTLEERAQRLFSTKGKSLEALDSSLFAKNPKTKGSKRDTERNKDLAFLEAQVYEYVEILGEQRHLTHENVQRKQARTGEEREEEEEEQISESESEDDDNEIIYNPKNLPLGWDGKPIPYWLYKLHGLNINYNCEICGNYTYRGPKAFQRHFAEWRHAHGMRCLGIPNTAHFANVTQIEDAVSLWAKLKQQKASERWQPDTEEEYEDSSGNVVNKKTYEDLKRQGLL; from the exons ATGGAGACGATCCTGGAGCAGCAGCGGCGCTACCATGAGGAGCGGGAGCGGCTCATGGACGTGATGGCCAAGGAGATGCTGATTAAGAAATCCacg TTACGGGACCAGATTAACTCTGATCATCGCACCCGAGCGATGCAGGAC agaTATATGGAAGTGAGTGGCAATCTGAGAGACCTGTATGATGATAAGGATGG ATTACGGAAGGAGGAGCTCAGTGCCATTTCTGGGCCAAATGAGTTTGCAGAATTCTATAATCGACTGAAACAGATCAAGGAGTTTCACCGGAAGCACCCAAATGAG ATCTGCGTGCCAATGTCAGTGGAATTTGAGGAACTGTTGAAAGCCAGAGAGAACCCCAGTGAGGAGGCACAAA ATCTAGTGGAGTTCACCGATGAAGAAGGGTATGGCCGGTACTTGGATCTTCACGATTGTTACCTCAAGTACATTAACTTAAAATCAACAGAG AAACTGGATTACATCACGTATTTATCCACATTTGACCAACTCTTCGATATTcccaaagagagaaaaaatgCTGAATATAAGAG GTATCTCGAAATGCTGCTTGAGTACCTGCAGGATTACACAGATCGGGTGAAGCCGCTGCTGGACCAGAACGAGCTCTTTGGGAAGATTCAGATTGAATTTGAGAAGAAGTGGGACAATGGAACGTTTCCTGGATGGCCG AAAGAGACCAGCAGTGCACTTACCCATGCCGGAGCCCATCTGGATCTCTCTGCCTTTTCCTCTTGGGAG GAATTGGCCTCTCTGGGACTGGACAGATTAAAATCTGCTTTACTGGCTTTGGGTCTGAAATGCGGCGG CACTCTGGAAGAGCGTGCTCAGCGGCTGTTCAGCACAAAAGGCAAATCCTTGGAAGCCCTCGATTCTTCCTTGTTTGCTAAGAATCCAAAGACAAAAGGAAGCAAAAG GGACACAGAGAGGAACAAAGACCTTGCATTCTTGGAAGCACAGGTCTACGAGTACGTAGAAATTCTTGGG GAACAAAGACATCTCACCCATGAGAACGTGCAGCGTAAGCAAGCGCGCACAGgcgaggagagagaggaggaagaggaggagcagatcAGTGAGAGCGAAAGCGAAGACGATGACAATGAAATAATTTACAACCCTAAAAACCTGCCGCTTGGCTGGGATGGCAAG CCCATCCCCTATTGGTTATATAAACTACATGGTTTGAACATCAACTACAACTGTGAGATTTGCGGTAACTACACCTACCGAGGGCCCAAAGCTTTCCAGCGACACTTCGCG GAGTGGCGTCATGCACACGGGATGAGATGCCTGGGCATTCCCAACACGGCCCATTTTGCTAATGTCACGCAGATCGAAGATGCAGTCTCTT TGTGGGCAAAGCTGAAGCAGCAGAAAGCTTCGGAGAGATGGCAGCCTGACACAGAG GAGGAGTATGAGGATTCCAGTGGAAACGTGGTGAATAAAAAGACCTATGAAGACTTGAAACGTCAAGGGCTGCTGTAA